The following are from one region of the Vanessa atalanta chromosome 5, ilVanAtal1.2, whole genome shotgun sequence genome:
- the LOC125064327 gene encoding zinc finger protein 574: protein MDACGQLTARGGPARAARLARLAPAPPHASALLCLERGPTPASPDDLRLCLRLTTDAPPLHELLLWFDEHTLAHLNMPFLTLRNITGKKNYACHNCDAEFEQPNPLKIHMFLSCRPFEPDAFWKHCISQLRSSVSTTTTISTLGPSLVSPLSSTLRIGSVPPPTTPIADPAQLEALAAAWGRSRDGHICVYCGKLYSRKYGLKIHIRTHTGYKPLRCRHCLRAFGDPSNLNKHVRLHAATETGRTGDGGALTHACALCHKPLARRRDLLRHLRAHHPQQLSSLPDTDETAYTEMR, encoded by the exons ATGGATGCATGTGGACAGCTGACCGCCCGCGGTGGTCCAGCCCGAGCTGCACGGCTCGCTCGCCTCGCGCCAGCACCTCCTCATGCTTCGGCCTTGCTTTGCCTCGAGCGAGGACCAACGCCTGCCTCACCCGATGACCTGCGACTATGCCTACGTTTGACTACCGATGCTCCACCTTTACACGAGCTGCTTCTATGGTTCGACGAACACACATTGGCACATCTTAATATGCCATTCCTGACTTTACGCAACATCACTG GAAAGAAAAACTACGCGTGTCACAATTGTGATGCAGAATTTGAACAGCCAAATCCTTTGAAGATTCACATGTTCCTCTCGTGTCGACCGTTCGAGCCTGACGCATTTTGGAAGCATTGCATTTCACAGCTACGTTCTTCAGTTTCGACGACTACGACAATTTCCACATTAGGTCCGTCACTAGTATCTCCACTATCGTCGACCCTGCGCATCGGATCAGTGCCGCCGCCTACGACACCGATTGCAGATCCTGCGCAGCTCGAAGCTCTGGCGGCGGCTTGGGGACGCTCACGCGATGGTCATATTTGCGTCTACTGCGGCAAACTGTACTCGCGAAAATACGGGCTCAAAATCCACATCCGCACGCACACTGGCTACAAGCCACTACGTTGTCGACACTGCTTGCGCGCTTTCGGAGACCCCAGCAACCTCAACAAGCATGTACGCTTGCACGCCGCAACGGAAACGGGTAGGACAGGGGACGGGGGTGCTTTAACGCACGCGTGCGCGCTTTGCCATAAGCCGCTGGCACGCCGGCGCGACTTATTGCGGCACCTGCGCGCGCACCACCCGCAACAACTTTCTTCACTACCTGATACCGACGAAACCGCATACACAGAGATGCGCTAA
- the LOC125064234 gene encoding D-erythronate dehydrogenase-like yields the protein MNVVITGAAGFLGSRLANALLADNSKISVARLVLIDLIQPSPYNDPRVTTLSVNLADPSAVDLIIQPDCHILFHLAAVLSGQAEVDLDLGLRVNFDATRALVETARRRAPNLRFVYTSTIGVFGGNLPSVISDLTAVTPENSYGSQKAMCELLLNDYARRGYVDSRIVRLPTVSVRAGTANRAVTSFASGIIREPLNGKVSICPVGTAQKLYLTSPHTVVQNIIHAATIPADALGSWRVVNLPGICVSVGEMIEALREVAGDQAASLVQFEQDEMIERMVASFPSQCDYSRATSLGFAVDKHFIDIIRYYIQDDLNASN from the coding sequence ATGAACGTTGTTATTACCGGTGCAGCAGGATTTTTAGGATCGCGATTAGCAAATGCTTTGCTAGCAGATAATTCAAAGATATCTGTTGCGCGACttgttttaatagatttaatacaGCCCTCCCCATATAACGATCCACGAGTTACAACACTATCAGTTAATCTAGCTGACCCTTCCGCAGTTGATCTAATCATTCAACCCGATTGTCATATATTATTCCATTTAGCTGCAGTATTAAGTGGTCAAGCTGAAGTTGATCTCGACCTAGGTCTTCGTGTTAACTTCGATGCAACTCGAGCCTTAGTCGAAACGGCAAGACGTCGGGCCCCTAATCTTCGATTTGTGTATACAAGTACAATTGGAGTATTTGGAGGTAACCTTCCATCTGTTATTAGTGATCTAACCGCAGTCACTCCCGAAAATTCTTATGGCTCCCAGAAGGCTATGTGTGAACTACTTCTAAACGATTACGCTCGCCGTGGTTACGTTGATTCACGAATAGTAAGACTGCCTACAGTGAGCGTTAGGGCTGGTACCGCGAACAGAGCAGTAACATCGTTTGCTAGTGGAATAATACGCGAACCGCTAAATGGGAAAGTGAGTATTTGCCCGGTTGGAACAGCGCAAAAATTATACCTAACAAGTCCACATACAGTAGTGCAAAATATAATACACGCGGCCACGATTCCGGCAGACGCTCTGGGTTCATGGCGGGTAGTTAATTTACCTGGCATTTGCGTGTCGGTTGGAGAAATGATTGAAGCGTTGCGGGAAGTAGCAGGTGATCAAGCAGCATCGTTAGTGCAGTTTGAGCAAGATGAAATGATTGAACGTATGGTTGCAAGCTTTCCGAGCCAATGTGATTACTCCCGTGCTACGAGTCTTGGTTTTGCAgttgataaacattttattgatattattcgtTATTACATTCAGGATGACTTAAATGCTTCAAATTAA
- the LOC125063975 gene encoding 40S ribosomal protein S4 yields MARGPKKHLKRLNAPKAWMLDKLGGVYAPRPSTGPHKLRECLPLVIFLRNRLKYALTGNEVLKIVKQRLIKVDGKVRTDPTYPAGFMDVVSIEKTNELFRLIYDVKGRFIIHRITPEEAKYKLCKVRAVGTGPKNVPYLVTHDGRTLRYPDPLIKVNDSIQLDIATAKIMDFIKFESGNLCMITGGRNLGRVGTIVSRERHPGSFDIVHIKDSTGHTFATRLNNVFIIGKGTKAYISLPRGKGVRLTIAEERDKRIAAKVAAH; encoded by the exons ATG GCTCGTGGACCTAAAAAGCATTTGAAGCGTTTAAACGCTCCTAAAGCATGGATGTTGGACAAATTGGGAGGTGTGTACGCACCTCGTCCATCCACTGGACCTCACAAACTCCGCGAGTGTCTGCCGCTAGTGATTTTCCTCCGTAACCGTCTAAAGTACGCGCTTACCGGCAATGAGGTGCTCAAAATTGTGAAGCAGCGTTTGATTAAAGTTGATGGCAAAGTCCGAACTGATCCTACTTATCCAGCTGGTTTCATGG atgTTGTATCAATTGAGAAGACCAATGAATTATTCCGATTGATCTATGATGTTAAGGGCCGTTTTATTATTCATCGTATTACACCCGAGGAAGCTaag TACAAGCTGTGCAAGGTTCGTGCTGTAGGCACTGGCCCTAAGAATGTACCTTACCTAGTGACGCACGACGGTCGCACATTGCGCTACCCTGATCCTCTAATTAAGGTGAACGACTCTATCCAGCTGGACATTGCCACCGCTAAAATCATGGACTTCATCAAGTTTGAGTCAG GTAACTTGTGCATGATCACGGGAGGTCGTAACTTGGGGCGAGTGGGCACTATCGTGTCACGCGAGAGGCACCCTGGTTCCTTTGACATTGTACACATCAAGGACTCCACGGGACACACCTTTGCCACTAG GCTCAACAACGTGTTCATCATCGGTAAGGGCACGAAGGCGTACATTTCTCTGCCCCGCGGCAAGGGTGTGCGTCTTACTATCGCTGAGGAACGCGACAAGCGTATCGCCGCCAAGGTCGCTGCGCACTAG
- the LOC125064233 gene encoding putative pre-mRNA-splicing factor ATP-dependent RNA helicase DHX16, whose protein sequence is MEFSDDSFIWSDASNDSDTMDFDIKQEESDNNKDDNLVEDRSHKQKNKAKKRKYEEPAELNGTVDRKPKVIKSEPDSDFDTPRKKKKKKHHNHNEEIQESDFDDSYLNYKVKQEQVSFLEPAPVKSKKKKKVKKNSESFSSEDLDNTSQEVDADTPKPTEGSQIDDKSITLGEEVVEKKKKKKSKKESSDTIALNDDFEISDENFQAKKKLKRKKRDTVINSNSFDRSEDLQIEEISCINNSALNNNFIDDDQIKETNGDLNFESTKIELNTDKSLTSNNKPSKQVPKILERLKFEDEDSIDSVPKENDDETNLSKHLRSFFNANKKLSLITPKAQAESVITEDDEIWIINGPHELNVKDFKGIHIKLDSKCKLKFNGQSYDSIIDNCITKAPIMSLNKNKLFVKNVPINYSINLRKRIPKAHIPEENVMVNNQINFIPLPETKCRHPLFGINYKKATKISASINERLNNTVTEPSNKEKRKKHKKEKRKVEIESEAETKPETIPVISAKKKRKRKSSMKDEHVAKKAKYIKNELDSTDVWDSEQAIEKNLFDF, encoded by the exons ATGGAGTTCTCTGATGACAGTTTTATTTGGTCTGATGCTTCTAACGACTCTGATACTAT ggATTTTGACATAAAACAAGAAGAGAGTGACAATAATAAAGACGACAATTTAGTTGAAGATAGatcacataaacaaaaaaacaaggCGAAGAAAAGGAAATATGAGGAACCAGCTGAACTTAATGGAACTGTCGATAGAAAACCAAAGGTTATAAAATCTGAACCAGATAGTGATTTTGATACACCAagaaaaaagaagaagaaaaagcaTCATAACCACAATGAAGAGATACAGGAATCAGATTTTGATGACAGTTATCTTAATTACAAAGTAAAGCAAGAACAAGTTTCATTTCTGGAACCTGCTCCagttaaatctaaaaaaaaaaagaaagttaaaaAGAATTCAGAATCATTTAGTTCTGAAGATTTAGATAACACAAGTCAAGAAGTAGATGCAGATACTCCTAAGCCTACTGAAGGTTCTCAAATTGATGATAAATCAATAACCCTCGGAGAAGAAGTtgtagaaaagaaaaaaaagaaaaaaagtaaaaaagaatcAAGTGACACTATTGCGTTAAATGATGATTTTGAAATATCTGATGAAAATTTCCAAGCaaagaagaaattaaaaagaaaaaaacgtgATACGGTAATTAATAGCAACAGTTTCGATAGAAGTGAAGATTTACAGATAGAAGAAATAAGCTGTATTAATAATTcagcattaaataataatttcatagatGATGACCAGATCAAAGAAACCAATggtgatttaaattttgaatcaaCAAAGATAgaattaaatacagataaatcACTTACTTCTAACAATAAACCATCAAAACAGGTTCCTAAAATATTAGAGAGATTGAAATTTGAAGATGAAGATAGTATAGATTCAGTGCCTAAAGAAAATGATGATGAAACAAACTTGTCAAAACATCTAAGAAGTTTTTTTAATGCCaacaaaaaattatctttaattacaCCTAAAGCTCAAGCAGAGTCTGTTATTACAGAAGATGATGAAATATGGATCATCAATGGCCCTcatgaattaaatgttaaagattttaaaggtattcatataaaattagacTCAAAATGTAAGCTGAAATTTAATGGACAATCTTATGATTCCATTATTGATAATTGTATAACGAAAGCCCCTATTATGtcacttaacaaaaataaattatttgtaaaaaatgttccgataaattattcaattaatttacgaAAAAGAATACCTAAGGCACATATTCCAGAAGAGAATGTAATGGTCAATAATCAGATAAACTTTATTCCTTTACCGGAAACAAAATGCCGACATCCTCtatttggaataaattataaaaaggctACCAAGATTTCAGCATCAATTAATGAGCGCTTAAACAATACTGTAACAGAACCATCAAATAAGGAGAAGagaaagaaacataaaaaagaaaagagaAAAGTTGAAATTGAATCAGAAGCTGAAACAAAACCTGAAACTATCCCTGTTATTTCAGCTAAAAAGAAACGTAAAAGAAAATCTAGTATGAAAGATGAACATGTAGCAAAAAAAGCAAAGTATATAAAGAATGAACTAGATTCCACTGACGTTTGGGACTCGGAACAAGctatagaaaaaaatctttttgatttttga